CCGATCAGCGCTTTCGACTCTACATACGTCTTCCCGATTCTGAAAAGGGTCCTGGTTCAAGGTGAGGTAAAACTGGACGACCTTGTCGATATCGGAAAGTACAACACGCTCTGCCCCAGGATGGACATGCTGGTTGAAAACGGCATTTTGAACGTCGCATTCAGGAGAACCGGAAGGCAATGCAAGATATACACCCTGACCAGAAGAGGTTTCAATCTGATCAGCGCACTCATCCTTTCGGACTCGATATTCAGCGACACGCTCGATATCACGGATTCGGAATTGAAGGAGCTGCTGAAGCCGATCATGAAGCATACGAGGTACGCATCGTACGCGGAATAACCGTGGACAACGTAACGAGGATTGTCTATCCGTCAGCAAGTCTAACGCTGCATACGCTATGCGTGATGTTTTATCTATGACGACAGGATAACCAGCGGACAGTGAGCTTTCAATGAGCGATGAATGGGTCAAGATAGCGGCACCTGCGACGTCTGCCAACATCGGAGCCGGTTTCGATACCTTCGGAATGGCCTTCGAAGGTCCCTGCGACATAATCGAGGGAAGGAAGACCGAATCCGGGATCAGGATCGTCGAGGTCAACGGGCCGGGAGCTTCCAGCATCCCGAGGGATCCCGAGAAGAACTCCGTCAGCATCGCGGCCAAGAAGGCTCTGGAGATGGCCGGAGCGGACTTTGGTATCGATATCAAGATCACCAAGGGCATCAGGCCCTGCAGCGGCATGGGCTCCTCAGGCGCATCGGCATCGGGAGGCGCATACCTCGGATACGTCCTCACCGGAGAGAAGCTCTCCATGGACGAGGTCATCATCGCAGCGGCCACCGCCGAAGGTGTCACATCCGGGGGATTCCATGCCGACAACGTGGCCCCGTGCATCCTCGGAGGATTCACCATCATAAGGTCCAACCAGCCCCTGGACGTCATGTCCGTAAAGGCACCTGAGAACCTGGGGATTGTAGCGGCACTGCCGGACGTAATGGTCCCCACGAAGGATGCAAGGGCGGTGCTTCCCAAGGAGGTATCGCTGAAGGACATGGTCTTCCATATCGGACACTCGTCATCCCTTGTCTATGCGATGATGTCCGGCAATATCGACCTCATAGGAAGGTCCATAGCCGACGCGGTCATCGAACCCGCGAGGCAGAAGCTCGTACCTCACATTAAAGAGGCCGAGGAGGCCGCTATGGCCAACGGCGCGATCTCATCCTGCATAAGCGGATCGGGACCGTGCATTCTATCACTCTTCAACAAGGACAACAACGACGGCAAGGCGATAGCCGATGCCGTCCGCAAGGTCTATTCCGACAACGGTATGGCCTGCGACACCTGGATCACGAACTGCGGTACCGGATGCAGGAGGATTTGAAATGGCAGCACACAAAGTAATCTGTTGGGATTGCGGAGCAGAGGTCGACGACCCGTTCGTCAACACCTGTCCCAAATGCGGCGGTCTCCTGACCGTCAAGATGGATCTGGAGAAAGTCAAGGAGATGAAGCCGGAGGACCTCCGCAAGGAGCCCATCGGAGTCTGGAGGTACCATCCGTTCATGCCCGTGGACCCCAAGAACAAGGTCTCCATCCAGGAAGGCGGAACACCTCTGTACCCGACCAAGGCGCTCGGCGAGGCCATCGGTTGTAAGAACGCTTTCGTCAAGTTCGAGGGACTCAATCCCACTGGATCCTTCAAGGACAGGGGAATGACCATCGGAGTCTCCCACGCGAAGGAGCTCGGAGCGACCACCGTAGGATGCGCATCCACCGGAAACACCTCCGCTGCGCTGGCGGCCTATGCCGCCAAGGCAGGGATGAAGTGCGCCGTGTTCCTCCCTGACGGAAACGTCGCCATGGGAAAGCTCGCACAGGCCCTGTTCTTCGGAGCCAAGGTCCTGGCGATCGATGGTAACTTCGACGACGCCCTCGCACTGGCCAGGAAGATGGCCGACGAGAGGAAGCTGTACCTGCTCAACTCCATCAACCCCTACCGCCCCGAGGGACAGAAGTCAGTCCTCTTCGAGATCATGGACCAGCTGTCCTACGACATCCCCGACAGGATCATCCTGCCTGTCGGCAACGCTGCCAACATCTGGGCCGTCTACAAGGCATGCATGGAGCTGAAGGAGGTCGGATGGATCGACAAGGTCCCCATGCTCACCGGTATCCAGGCCGCGGGTTCAGCGCCTGTCGCAAGGGCGTTCGCCGCCAAGAACGACAACTTCGAGCCGGAACACAACCCCGAGACCATCGCGACCGCCATCAGGATCGGAAACCCCGTCAGCGGAAGGAAGGCACTCAAGGCCATGTACTCCACCGGAGGTTACTGCACCACCGTCACCGACGAGGAGATCATCGCGGCTCAGCAGCTCCTCGGAAGGAAGGAGGGAGTCTGCGTGGAGCCCGCATCCGCGGCATCGGTCGCAGGACTCAAGAAGCTCATCAACCTCGGAGTGGCTGACAAGGATGAGCGTGTGGTCTGCATCTGTACCGGAAACGGTCTGAAGGATCCCAATGCAATCATCGACAACTGTGTACCCCCGATCAAGTGCGGAAACTCGGTCGCAGACGTCGAGAGGATCCTCTCCAACTGATTTCAGAAATCGAAGAGGTTGGTCTGTTTAGGACCATCCTCTTCCACTTTTTTCTTCTCATCTTCAACAGGTTTCTCGTCATCCATCGGGATGTCGAATTCGGCCGCCATCTCATCGAGCATCGCTTCCTCTTCAGAAGGCGCCATCTTCTCGACGACGAATGTCTTGCCTCCGGCCTGCTCCTTCATCTTGGCAGCGAGCGCAGGACCGATCCTCGGGATGGCTGCGAGCTCCTCCTCGCTAATCGCAGCGACATCCGATCTGGTGCGGATGCCCTTGTCGAACAGGACCCTGGCCCTGCTCCTTCCGACACCTCTGAACGAGACCAGTTCGATGAGTTCCTCTTTCACTCCGTATCTCACGCGGGTCATCAGAGGACGGATCTTCTTCATGGCATCAGGGTTGAACATGTATGCGATCTCGCTCATGGCGTAGATTATCCAATCCATCATGTCGATCTTGGACCTGATGTCACCGGGACCGATGCCCATGGTCTCGGTCAGGGTGTCCTCGTCCATCTCTTCGATCCAATCGTTGATCAGCAGAGCGACCTTCAGGTCGCTGTTCACGAACTCTGGATCGTAATCCTCGATGTCATCGGGATCGACCAGCATCTTGTCCCAAATCTCATCCGAGACGGCGTTCAGCCTGTCAAGGTCGGATTTCTTCGGATACATTCCGATGACATCCGGAGTCATGGCCGCCGCAAGGAGGATCTGTATGTTCTCCGTGTCGTCATTGATGTTCGTGACCGCCTCTCTGAGAATAGATGCTGAAGCAGGGTCGATGTAGAGGTCGGACACACGCTTTCCGAAGGACGTTGCCCTCAGGACCTCGTTGTGGGACCTGGCCATGTCCTCCTCAATCAGGGACATTACGATGCTGTCCACGACGCCCTCGATGCCGAAGAGCTGTGAGACTGTACCGAAGAACGTCTCCTTGAGGAAGTCTATGATTCCTTCGTGACTGTCCGCATCGCCTGTGGCCAGCAATCCGAGCACGTGGCTTCTCAGGACCTTCTCGTTGAAGAGCTTGGATGTCAGGCGCTCGGTGTCGTGGTCGACGTAGTCCTCCATGAGGTGGTCGAAGTCGGCCTGATTCTTGGCGACCAGGACCGCTTCACCATAAGGATCGTAGCCGGGTCTTCCGGCACGACCGCACATCTGCTTGACCTCCATCACTGAGATGGGGGAATTGCCATAGTTCGATTCGTAACGTGAGGTGTCCCTGACGATGACTCTTCTGGCAGGGAGGTTTATTCCCGCTGCCAGAGTGGGTGTTGCGACTATGCATTTGATGGTTCCGTTGCGGAAGTTATCCTCGACGTACTTCCTCTGCTTGTAGGTGAGTCCCGCATTGTGGAATGCGATGCCGCATTTCACGCAGGATGAAAGCTTCCTTCCTGTTGCTGTGGATTCGGAGGAATCCCCTTCCAGGACGTAGAGTTCCTGAGGGGTCAGCGTCCTTCCGGCAAGTGCGCTCATGTTCTTGGAGTACTTGACCGCCAGAGCCTCCGTGGATCTCCTGGAGTTGACGAACACCAGGCTCTGGCCGCCGTCCTGGACGGCCTGCTTGACAAGGCTCCATACTTCTTCTCCGTCAGAGGGCACTTCCCTGGACGTCCTGTCGTCGAACTTGATCATGCCGTCGTAGTAGACTCCTTCCTTAAGCGGGATGGGTCTCCAATCGCTCTCGACCAGTTTGGCGTGAAGCCATTCCGCAAGGTCGAACGCATTGGACATCGTGGCGGACAGGGCGATGATCTGGAGATCCCTGTTCCTTCTCATGAACTTGGTCAGTGCGACCTCAAGCGTAGGCCCCCTTCCGGGGTCGTGTATCATGTGGATCTCATCAGCTATCACAAGGCCGACGCTCTCGATCCACTTGCTCCCGTGGCGTATCATCGAGTCCGCCTTCTCGGACGTCGCGACTATCACGTCGGCATCCTCCAGACCCTTATCATCCGAATCCAGGTCCCCGGTGCTCATATGCGCCTTTATGCCCAGATGTGAGAACTTGTCGAAATCCTCCTTCTTCTCGGAGGCCAGTGCTTTTAACGGCACGATGTAGAGGACCTTCTTCCCCTTCTGGACCATCATCTCCAGAGCGGGGATGTATCCTATGAGCGACTTTCCGCTCGCCGTAGGTATGGCAGCCACAAGGTTGTGTCCCTATAGCGCTATGGGGATGGCCTGCGCCTGGGGAGGGTGAAGATTGACGAAGCCTGCCTCCATGAGGGCCTCGGCGACCCTATCGCAGACCTCAAGCTCGTCTACCCTCATTCGGATCACTGCTTGCACAATTCCCTTATGATCTCCTCGATGCGGTCCGCATTGTCGTTGCCGACGCGCGCACCCTTCCTCTCGAGGTAGATCCAATCCCTCTTCTCGCATTCCTCTTTGAATTCGGGATTGGTGACTGCGATGAGCTTGCCCTTGCCGATCTGGTCGGCCTCAAGGAACAGCCTGAAGAGCTCCTTGGGCATGCAGAAGATGACCTTGTCGAAGGCGTTGGCGATGTAGGAGACCTGCTCCACGTATCCTTTGTTCTGGTCCACCGCTTTGAATTCCTCAGCGGTGTCCATGGTCTCCTCGTATCCTGTGACCATGTAGTTGCCGGGCACGAATCCGTAGCGTGCGCTTATTACACCGTACGAAACGTCGCAGATCTTCCTGTCCTTATCGTCCGTTGCGGTGTCCAAGCGTGCGACCAGGTTCTTGACCTCGGTCGCCCTTCCCTCGAACATCTCGAATGCCGACAGCAGCTTGCTCTTGTCCTTGAACACCTTGGAGTCGTTGGTGACCACGAGGATGCGCTTGTTCATGTGGAGGTCCGTCATCAGTTGCGTCATGTCAAAGCCTCTTGTTTCCTAATCTGTATGCGATGCTGCAGTTACCTTCCGCGGACACCATGCAGGGGCCCATCGGGTTGGTGGGCTTGCAGACCTTTCCGAACATCGGGCACTGCTCCGATTTGATGAGTCCCCTGAGGACGTCGCCGCACTTGCATCCCTTAGCCTCCGCCTCGACAGAGGGAGTGGTCTTCAGGATGTCCTCGTGCACCTTGGTGGCGTCGTGGTCCGCGAACTGGGGCTTGAGCGCCAGTGCGGACTTGGGCACGTTGGGGAATCCCCTCCAGTAGCGGTCCACCGGGGTGAACGTGTCTTCAATCAGCTTCATAGCTATGGGGTTGCCCTCGGTCCTGACAAGCCTTGTGTACTCATTCTCCACCTCATGCCTTCCGTCCTTGATCTGCTTGCACAGCATGTAGACGGACATCAAAAGGTCGAGGGGTTCGAATCCGGAGACCACCTGAGGCATGTTGTAGGGCCCTTCCGAGAATGGTTTGAACATCTCAGTTCCCGTGACGACGGCTACGTGTCCGGGCTCGATGAGTCCTTGGATGTTGGTCTCGCCGAGGTCGAATATGGTCTTGAGCACAGGGGGGCAGATCCTGTGGCAGCTGTACACGCTGAAGTTCTCGGGGCAGTCGTCCTTGTGGAGGGGGACGCAGGTGGAGGGGGCGGTTGTCTCGAATCCGACCCCTACGAAGACAAGGGGCTTGTCGGGCTGGTCCCTGGCCATCTGCACGGCATCGTCTATGGAGTAGACGATCCTCACATCGGCTCCTTCGGACTTCGCCTGGAAGAGCGACCCGATCGTGGTGGGCACCCTCATAAGGTCGCCGAAGGCCGTGACGGTGACGCCGTTCTTGGCTAGCGTGATCGCATCCGCTATCTCTTGGCTGGTGGTGACACACACCGGGCATCCAGGCCCCTGAGCGATCTCTATGCCCACGTCGTTCAGCATCTGCTCCAGACCGAACCTGACGATGGTGTCCTGGTGCGTTCCGCAGATATGCATGAACTTGGCCTTCACTCCCATGTCCTTGATCCCGTTCAGGATCTTCTTGGCCGTCTCCTCGTCCCTGTACTTGAACATCACTCTGCCTCCTCGATGTCCATGCATTTCACTATGCATGACTGTCCCTTTATGACATCCACCGCACCGCCGCATTCGGGGCATGCAAGGACCGGGATTGAATGAGAATCGAAATCCGGGTCCGTGAGCACCTTGGCTGGGCCGGTGAAGCCGCATGATTTGCATTTCAGTTCGATAGGCTCGTGCTCCACAATGAACTCCGAACCCTCAAGGATCGTCCCGCGGGTCACGATCTCGTATGCGAAGCTCATCTGCTCCTCACCGAGGTTGGTGAGGTCTCCGATTATCACGGTGACGCTATTGACCTTTGTCACCTTGTATTTCTGGAGTTCCTTGATGATCGCATCGACCAGTGTGGCTACGACTGAAACCTCGTGCATCTAAGTCGGTTATAGCTGGGGAGCATATAAGTTGATGGCCCACAGAAGCGGGATTACTCAAGGTATGCCTATGAGGCAACGAATGATGTCGCTGATGTTCTGACAAGCATCATTTCTTGACCGATTTTCCGTGCTTGCAGTATTTGATGACCTTGCACCTCTCGCAGTGCGGATGGTTCGGAAGGCACACCACCTGGCCGTGCCTGACCATGTACCTGTTGATATCCGACCAGCGTTCCCTTGGAGTGATGTCCATGAGGGCGAATTCAGTCTCCTCGGGATTCTTCGTATCCACAAGCCCCATGAGGTTCGAGATCCTGTGCACATGCGTGTCCACGCAGATAGACGGGATGTCCATGGCATAAGACCTCACACATGCAGCCGTCTTCCTTCCTACCATCGGCAGTTTCATCATCTCGTCGGTGTCGGAGGGCACGACGCAGTCGTACTCGTCCCTGAGAATCTTGCAGCATTCAACGATCGCGGTCCCTTTCTGCCTGGGGAATCCGGCAGAGTGGACTAGCTGTATGACGTCCTCCACATCGGCATCCGCGATCTCCTCCACGGAATCATACTTGTGGAAGAGATTATCCGATGCCTTCCTGGTGTTGTCGTCCTTGGTGCGCTGGGAGAGGATCGTGGCGATCAGCACATGGAACGGATCGCACGGCCACTCGGGATTCAGTCCTTCTGAGTTCCTTCCGGGATAGGCTCCCTTGTTGTAGTCCTGCGACAGTATGTCCAGTATCTCGCTCACTTTGTTCTTTCCAGCCATCTAAGACAGTCCTCCGCGGTCCTGAAGGAACCCGTCACCAGAATGGTTCCTCCGTCATTAATTGCTTGCTCCACAGCATCTCCTACGGTCTGACAGACCGTCACATCGCTGTGGTGCCTTCTGTAAATCGATCCAAGATGATCCTTGTCCGCCGCTCTTGGGGAATTCGGTGAGGATACGTAGATCTTCGATGCTATCGGAGACAGCAACTCCGCCACACCGTCCAGGTCCTTGTCGCTGAGCATCGCTGAGACAAGGATGACCTTGCCGTAGATCTGTTCTATGTCATCCCTAAGGCACTCCGCTCCTTTCTTGGTATGGGTGACATCGAGGATTATCGGCAATCCTTCCAGCTTCTGCATCCTCGCGGGCCAGCAGGCGCAGTCCAGACCTATTGGGACGAAATGCATGATCCTGCTGTAATCCTTAAGCGAGCGCACCGCTTCGATCGCCAGAGCGGCATTGCGGCCCTGGAATCTTCCAGGCAGACCGACGCGATAGTTGCTTTCGCAGTAGCGCATAATGATGTGGTCCGATGCGTTCTCGAGGACTTCAACTTCCTCGGGGTCGATGACCGTGAGGGAGCATCCGAGCCTCTCCGAGTTCTCGGTGATTACGTCAAGAGCCTTTCCTGTGTTGATTGTGACGCAGGGAATGTCGGGCTTCATGATGCCTGCCTTCTCGGATGCGATCTCCTCGAGAGTGGAACCCAGATATCTGGTGTGCTCCATGCTGATGTTGTTGATCACAGTGACCTCCGGCTCCACCAGATTGGTGCAGTCGAGCCTGCCTCCCATGCCGACCTCGACGATAGCGATGTCCACTCCCTCTTCACGGAATGCCGTGAGGGCACATGCGGTCAGGGCCTCGAAGTTGGTGCATTGGCATCCGGATCCTTCGGATGCCCTTTTGACCTTGGACAGGCAATCTTCCAGGAGATCATCGGAGATATCATCTCCGTCAATGCGGATGCATTCGTTGACCTTCAGAATATGAGGTGATGTGAACATCCCCACTCTGTAACCAGAAGCGATGAGGATCGATTCAAGCATGCAGCAAACAGAACCCTTGCCGTCGCTGCCCGCAACGTGTATGGTCCTAAGGCCCTTCTGCGGATCATTAAGTGCTCCCAGCAGGGCTGTGATGCTCTCAAGTCCGGGCTTTATCCCGCGGACGTTGAGTCCATCCAACCATTCGACGTTCGGACCGCTCATGCTCAACCCCATAGAAGGTAGTCATAAAAACATGAGCGTCCCTTCGACAATCGATGAGAGGAGCTGTAGTCATCAACGGGCACCTTTGCAACGATTCCTTCAGGGAACCTGCCGATATGATCGTCCAGGCAGGATCAAGGGCGGGCATCCCGATAGAGGTCTTCCACAACACCGATCTGACCGTTCCCATTGGGGATGAGGAGGCGTTCCATGAGAAGCTCGGCGATTGCGATTTCGTCGTATTCTGGGACAAGGATGTGAAGCTCGCCAAGAACCTGGAGGTGTGCGGATATCCGGTGTTCAACTGCTCTGAGTGCATCAGGGTATGCGACGATAAGTCCCTCACCCATCTCACATTGGCAGATTACGGCATCCCGTCCATCAGGACTCTGGCCTCCCCGATGACTTTCGGACAGCCCCTCGGGGATTGGGTGAAGACCGCCCAGGACATCCTCGGCTATCCGATGGTCGTCAAGGATTGTTTCGGCTCCTTCGGGGAGCAGGTGAGGCTCATCGTCGATGAGACCGACCTAATGAACGAATCATCGGATCCAGTTCCGAAGATCTTCCAGGAGTACATCGAATGCGATGCCGAGGACATAAGGATAGAGGTCGTCGGAGAGAAGGTTGTCGCATCAGTCAAGCGCAAGGCCGCAGAGGGTGATTTCAGGGCCAACGCCAGCAACGGAGGCACCATGACCAAGTACGTCCCGACGGAGGAGGAAGCGATCCTCGCAATAGATGCTGCAGCGGCGGTCCAGGCGGACTTCGCCGGAGTGGACATCATCAATTCGCCGGAAGGCCCAGTTGTATGCGAGGTGAACTCCAACGCTCACATCACTAATCTGAAGAACGCTACCGGCATCGACGTCTCCGACCACATCATCAGGCATATAGTCAACCTCATACAGTGATACTTTGAGATGCTGGATTCTCTATGACAGGACGGACCTGGAGTCCAATACGTTCTTCGCCGAACGTCTAAGGGATTGCGGCAACGAGCTGGGCATGGATTGTTCTATCGTTACCACTGATACCATGGACATCGAGGACGCTCCCGAGATAGTCATCTCGCGCATAAGGGACAGCGATCTCGTCTCACAGCTGGAGGATTACGGGAGCACCGTGTTCAACAAATCCTCTGTCTGCAGGATATGCAACGACAAGTCATTCACATACTCCTTCGTGAAGAGCCTGGGGATACCGATCCTTCCTTTCTCGTTCCCTGGGCAGCAGCTTCCGCCAGGTCCTCCTTGGGTGGTCAAATCATGTATAGGCCACGGAGGGTCCGAGGTCTTCAAGGCTGAGAACGAGAAGGAAGTATCCGAATACTGCGACAGACTGGACGGAAGGAAGCCCATAGTCCAGCAATTCGCATCATCCCCTGGCAGGGATCTGCGCGTCTATGTCCTCGGAGGCAGGATAATCGCATCGGTCATGCGCTCGTCTGATTCGGATTTCAGGGCCAATTTCAAGCTTGGCGGGAAGGCAGAACTGGTCGAGCCTCCAGCAGAGGTCGTCGATATTGTGAGAAGGATAGTCCCCGAACTCATGGCCGATTTCATCGGCATAGACTTCGTGTCCGGGGACGGTAAGGTTTACCTGAACGAGATTGAGGATGTGGTGGGCACCAGGATGCTCTACTCGCTCACGGATCTCGATCCGGCGAGGATGTACATGGAGTACGTCGCTCACTCGAAGATGTCCTTGTAAATGCTGTCGACGAGCTCCGCGTAGGTCATGCCCTTGTTCTCGGCCACCTTGCGGACGAGGTCCATGGTTCCGGATCCGTACTGGGCCGCCTTCTTCTTCTTTTCAGCGATGAAGGGGTATCCGAGGTTGGTTGCAACCTGCCTGAGGAGTATCTTCCTGTGATCCGCATCGGCGGGCTTCAGCTCGTTGAGGTCCAGTGCGTTGACCTGCATGGTGACGATGGAATCCATGTAGGGGTACAGGACCTTCCTTCCGAAGTGGTCAGCGACCTTGGTCTCGTGAGGGATGGTAGAGGAAATGAGCTTTCCTAGGTCCGCCTTCCTCATCCTGTCCAGCTCATCGATGGAGAGTCCGATGTACTTCGAGTATCCGGCGAAGAGCTCGTCAGATCCCTGTCCGCTCAGCACGTACTTCTCGCGGACGGTCCTGCATACGAAGAACAGCGGGAGCTCGAACGAGAGGGTAAGAGGGCTGGAGGTCCCGGTAATCGAGATCATCTCCCTGAGCCTGGCCTCGATGTTATCCTCGGTGAGGGGGATGTGAAGCCAGGGTAGGCCGAGCCTCTCTGACATCTCCTGTGCCATGACCACGTCGTATGACTGGTCCTTACCGGACGTGTACAGGGTCACGGATCTTGCGTACTCTTTCGCTATCGCGGCCACGAGGCCGGAGTCCAATCCTCCGGAGAATGCCACAGCGATGTCCTCGCCCTGGACTTGGCTCTTGATTGCCGAAACGAGCGCGTTCTGGAGATTGTCGATTTCAACGGACATGTGACTGTGATTGCTGAATGACCTTAAATAACGTGCCATGCGGGACCAGAGAATCTGACACATAGTCCGTCATGAATATCGAACCAGTGTTATCGTAAACGCTGTTTTTTACGCTATCAGTAACACTATTTATATTTAGAAATAATAACAAAACTCATGACAGGCGTCACCCGTATCGGCGTATCACTCGAGCCCAATCTTTTGGAAGCTTTCGACGCGGATATCGCGAAGAAAGGATACAGCAGCAGATCAGAAGCATTGCGCGATCTGGTCCGCGATTCCCTCGCAGAGAACGAGTGGAAGAACGATGACGAGTGGATGGTCGGTACAGTCGTGATCGTCTACGACCATACGGCTTCCGCGGTCGGAGAGAAGATCACAGACCTCGAGCACCATCACCAGGGGCTCGTGAAGACCTCTGTCCACATACACCTGGACGATTCCAAGTGCATGGAGATCCTCATCTGCGAGGACAAGCTCGCTTCCCTCAAGGAGTTCGCCTCCGAGATCACAAGCCTCAAAGGCGTCCTAAGGGGAAGGCTCACCATGGTAGCGCCCTCCTCGGGCAACATGCACCACATCGGCCACAGGCACTGATCTTTTTCACACTCATCGGCCCGGGCGGCCACCCGACTACCCAGGCCAATCAATTTATACCATCGGGCCAGTTTCTGAAAGGCAATGAGGAAATTGATCATCACCGAGAAAGCGAACGCCGCCAGGAGGATCTCCACCATCCTTTCGGACGGAAAATCGCAGTCTTCTTCAGCTAACGGT
The nucleotide sequence above comes from Methanomassiliicoccales archaeon LGM-RCC1. Encoded proteins:
- a CDS encoding asparagine synthase-related protein, whose translation is MSVEIDNLQNALVSAIKSQVQGEDIAVAFSGGLDSGLVAAIAKEYARSVTLYTSGKDQSYDVVMAQEMSERLGLPWLHIPLTEDNIEARLREMISITGTSSPLTLSFELPLFFVCRTVREKYVLSGQGSDELFAGYSKYIGLSIDELDRMRKADLGKLISSTIPHETKVADHFGRKVLYPYMDSIVTMQVNALDLNELKPADADHRKILLRQVATNLGYPFIAEKKKKAAQYGSGTMDLVRKVAENKGMTYAELVDSIYKDIFE
- the nikR gene encoding nickel-responsive transcriptional regulator NikR — protein: MTGVTRIGVSLEPNLLEAFDADIAKKGYSSRSEALRDLVRDSLAENEWKNDDEWMVGTVVIVYDHTASAVGEKITDLEHHHQGLVKTSVHIHLDDSKCMEILICEDKLASLKEFASEITSLKGVLRGRLTMVAPSSGNMHHIGHRH